A single genomic interval of Dyella sp. GSA-30 harbors:
- a CDS encoding cytochrome P450: MDSNTLVPESDLENTEELKYTRTIADLPGPKGQPFLGNLLQTRGHQLHLTLAKWIREFGPIFRMTVLGYPIVVVSDRESVNNLLRERPDSFRRSRGLKTVMNELNISGVITAEGEEWRKQRKLVMGGLNAEVIRNFFPTMVFMTERMLLRWKAALADGKPVNLRRDLKALALDIIVGIAMGHDIDAVNDDDNQLQRNIDNLFRRLGSRNGALLPYWRYFKLPVDHAADRSAAEVEQSVTAFIRNARERMKQQPHLQQKPSNMLEAMIAASDNPDSDFTDQELVSNAILSVIGGEDTTANTIAWMINLLSQNPAAAAALAAEADAVLGDAPLAREWELMKQFPYLEAAHNETQRLRSVAPFIGLGSNADCVVADTFIPKDSAIIVSTIGEGLDEDQFPQNEAFKPERWIFEHKPARDDDPARKIFPFGGGSRLCPGRFLALTEIKVVVSMIMRNFELELDPKAPPVEQIMNFFMGPSALPVRIKLRT; encoded by the coding sequence ATGGATTCAAATACATTAGTCCCTGAATCGGATCTGGAGAACACGGAAGAACTCAAGTACACGCGTACGATTGCAGACTTGCCCGGCCCCAAGGGGCAGCCGTTCCTGGGGAACCTGCTGCAAACGCGTGGGCATCAGCTGCACCTGACACTGGCGAAATGGATTCGGGAATTCGGCCCGATCTTTCGTATGACAGTCCTGGGCTATCCGATTGTCGTCGTGTCCGACCGTGAATCTGTCAACAACCTGCTACGAGAGCGACCCGACAGCTTCAGACGTAGCCGAGGTCTTAAGACAGTCATGAACGAACTGAACATCAGCGGCGTCATTACCGCCGAGGGTGAGGAGTGGCGCAAGCAGCGCAAGCTGGTGATGGGCGGGCTCAACGCCGAGGTCATCAGGAATTTCTTCCCCACGATGGTGTTCATGACCGAGCGTATGCTGCTGCGCTGGAAGGCCGCGCTGGCTGACGGCAAGCCGGTCAATCTGCGTCGCGACCTGAAAGCGCTGGCGTTGGACATTATCGTAGGCATTGCGATGGGGCATGACATCGATGCGGTCAACGATGATGACAACCAGTTGCAACGCAATATCGATAATCTGTTCAGGCGCCTGGGCAGCCGTAACGGGGCACTGCTACCTTACTGGCGCTACTTCAAGTTGCCGGTCGATCACGCGGCCGACAGGTCCGCGGCTGAAGTCGAGCAGTCGGTGACGGCGTTCATCCGGAACGCGCGCGAGCGCATGAAACAGCAGCCACATCTGCAACAAAAGCCGAGCAATATGTTGGAGGCGATGATTGCGGCGAGCGACAATCCCGATTCGGATTTCACCGACCAGGAGCTGGTCAGCAACGCCATCCTTAGCGTAATCGGCGGTGAAGACACGACGGCCAACACGATTGCCTGGATGATCAATCTACTGTCGCAGAACCCCGCGGCCGCGGCCGCATTGGCGGCAGAAGCCGATGCCGTGCTGGGCGACGCCCCGCTGGCGCGTGAATGGGAGCTCATGAAGCAGTTCCCGTATCTGGAGGCTGCGCACAACGAGACCCAGCGGCTAAGGTCGGTTGCGCCGTTCATTGGGCTTGGCAGCAACGCCGACTGCGTGGTCGCCGATACGTTTATTCCGAAGGACTCGGCGATCATCGTATCGACCATCGGCGAGGGCCTGGATGAGGATCAGTTCCCGCAAAACGAGGCATTCAAGCCGGAGCGCTGGATCTTCGAGCACAAACCGGCCAGAGACGATGATCCCGCACGCAAGATCTTTCCATTCGGTGGCGGCTCGCGTCTTTGTCCCGGTCGTTTCCTCGCCCTGACCGAAATCAAGGTCGTGGTGTCGATGATCATGCGCAATTTTGAATTGGAGTTGGACCCCAAGGCGCCTCCGGTCGAGCAGATCATGAACTTCTTTATGGGGCCCAGCGCTCTCCCGGTCCGCATCAAGCTTCGCACCTGA
- a CDS encoding MATE family efflux transporter has protein sequence MPLMGSMVGNMIMLLVDRICLARYSIDSLAASGPAIYTAMAIVGFFTAVVGFSRSCVAQAYGRSGQGEAAYQAAIGIVVGVAFAVILLLLAPLLEQIPFLSHRPPSVTRLESQFLYWSAYFGSAMTLNMAFSSYFNGIGKTRITLIAGLIGQAVVIFMTIGLVFGKFGLPELGMRGSAIGTLLGTLAILVCYLAYVPRDVWSNLKGVVLKRNGLTLTDVLPRIIKGFNLGISTGLSNLGNAAFIWIIAGLGAIALAANNVNLTVNYIGIIPLIGLSIGCSVLCGNALGENDYPQIPKIIFATLAIELTYVVVISFFQIATPGLLLDPFGLSDKPEEIRRASIATSQILWTYSLAFAFSMTGSAVLEAFGLTRFLFVTRLILMWVLSIPTIYMTTMRHVGNADFLPTSWVIGSAFEAIIGALYFWRIWFAVKHRQNAIVLAQART, from the coding sequence ATGCCGTTGATGGGTTCAATGGTAGGCAACATGATCATGCTGCTTGTCGACCGAATCTGCCTGGCGAGATATTCGATCGACTCGTTGGCTGCCTCCGGTCCGGCGATTTATACCGCGATGGCGATCGTCGGCTTTTTCACTGCCGTAGTCGGGTTCTCGCGGTCATGCGTGGCACAGGCGTATGGACGATCCGGGCAGGGCGAGGCGGCTTACCAGGCGGCGATCGGCATCGTGGTCGGTGTCGCCTTCGCGGTCATCTTATTGTTGTTGGCGCCGCTTCTCGAGCAGATTCCCTTCCTGAGTCACCGGCCGCCATCCGTCACCCGGCTGGAGTCGCAGTTCCTTTACTGGTCGGCCTACTTTGGTAGCGCCATGACCTTGAACATGGCGTTCTCTTCCTATTTCAATGGCATCGGTAAAACGCGCATCACGTTGATCGCCGGTCTGATCGGTCAGGCGGTAGTGATCTTCATGACGATCGGTCTGGTGTTTGGCAAATTCGGTTTGCCTGAACTGGGCATGCGCGGCTCGGCCATCGGAACCCTGCTCGGCACCCTGGCGATTCTGGTCTGCTATCTGGCCTACGTGCCACGCGATGTCTGGAGCAATTTGAAAGGCGTGGTACTCAAGCGCAACGGCCTCACGTTGACGGACGTGCTTCCGCGTATCATCAAAGGCTTCAACCTGGGTATATCCACCGGCCTTTCCAATCTTGGGAATGCGGCCTTCATCTGGATCATTGCGGGGCTCGGAGCGATTGCCCTCGCAGCCAACAACGTCAACTTGACGGTGAATTACATCGGTATCATTCCGCTGATTGGTCTGAGTATCGGATGCAGCGTGTTATGCGGAAATGCGCTCGGCGAAAACGATTATCCGCAGATACCGAAGATAATCTTCGCAACGCTGGCGATCGAGCTCACATATGTCGTGGTGATTTCGTTCTTCCAGATAGCCACGCCGGGCCTGCTACTCGATCCTTTCGGCTTGAGTGACAAGCCAGAAGAGATAAGGCGGGCATCTATCGCCACATCGCAGATACTTTGGACGTATTCGCTGGCGTTTGCATTTTCGATGACGGGCTCGGCGGTATTGGAAGCCTTCGGCTTGACCAGGTTTCTGTTCGTTACGCGGTTGATCCTGATGTGGGTACTCAGCATCCCGACAATCTACATGACGACGATGCGGCATGTTGGTAATGCGGATTTCCTTCCAACCAGCTGGGTTATCGGTTCGGCCTTCGAGGCGATCATTGGCGCACTGTATTTCTGGCGAATATGGTTCGCGGTAAAGCATCGTCAGAACGCGATCGTGCTGGCACAAGCCAGGACTTGA